A stretch of Blautia liquoris DNA encodes these proteins:
- the acnA gene encoding aconitate hydratase AcnA translates to MKQKIHDKSLGQLKINEKTYEYYKIDALKEEGVTVDRLPYSIRVLLESVIRQCDEFSITEEHITNLAHWNKDSNGSSEVPFLPARVILQDFTGVPAVVDLASMRQAMADAGGDVKSINPEVLVDLVIDHSVQVDEYLSKHALEENMEKEFERNRERYQFLNWGRSAFDNFKVVPPATGIIHQVNLEYLADVVHENKEEDQILLYPDTLVGTDSHTTMIGGLGVLGWGVGGIEAEAGMLGQPSYFPIPDVIGVRFTGSLSAGVNATDLALYVTQALRKKGVVGKFVEYFGEGLNALSLADRATVANMAPEYGATCGFFPVDAKTIEYLRLTGREERHIQVIEAYLKANHMFLDHTKQTLDYTDVIEIDLSQIQTALSGPKRPQDRILLGKMKEEFEKSITAPAGNQGHGLAESEFEKEAQVNLTDGRSSVMKTGAIAIAAITSCTNTSNPTVMAGAGLLAKNAVEKGLEVPAHVKTSLAPGSKVVTEYLKGAGLLSYLEQLGFGVVGYGCTTCIGNSGPLLPEVSDAITEQDLLVTSVLSGNRNFEGRIHPLIKANYLASPVLVVAYALAGTVDIDLLHEPIGVGKDGKKVYLEDIWPDSDEIEKTVAKSVTPKVFRKEYQSVYDSNPLWNAIKVDGKNKDLYDFDKDSTYIQNPDFFDHIAKEPKKIKPITDLRVLAKFGDSITTDHISPAGAIGEHTPAGRYLTEHGVPKEEFNTYGSRRGNHEVMMRGTFANIRIRNQIAPDTEGGYTTYWPDHELMSIYDACMKYKKDDTGLAVLAGKDYGMGSSRDWAAKGPMLLGVKTVIAKSYERIHRSNLVMMGILPLQFLPGESADTYGLTGEETFSVDINENVKPSSKVNVTAVLGEKETTFDCIVRFDSYVDIDYYRHGGILQMILRKKQNDMMS, encoded by the coding sequence ATGAAGCAGAAGATACATGATAAATCTCTCGGTCAGCTGAAAATCAACGAAAAAACCTATGAATATTACAAGATCGATGCACTGAAAGAGGAGGGCGTTACAGTTGACAGATTGCCTTACTCAATCAGAGTCCTGCTGGAGTCTGTGATCCGGCAGTGTGATGAATTCAGTATTACAGAAGAACATATCACAAACCTTGCCCACTGGAACAAGGATAGCAATGGTTCGTCCGAAGTTCCTTTTCTGCCCGCAAGAGTAATCCTTCAGGACTTTACAGGAGTTCCGGCGGTTGTAGATCTGGCATCCATGAGACAGGCTATGGCGGATGCCGGCGGTGATGTGAAGAGTATCAATCCGGAAGTTTTGGTGGATCTTGTTATCGACCATTCTGTTCAGGTAGATGAGTATCTCTCGAAACATGCTCTGGAAGAAAATATGGAGAAAGAGTTTGAACGCAACAGGGAACGCTACCAGTTTTTGAATTGGGGGAGATCAGCTTTTGATAATTTTAAAGTTGTTCCCCCTGCAACCGGAATTATTCATCAGGTAAACCTTGAATATCTGGCAGATGTCGTACACGAGAACAAAGAGGAGGATCAGATTCTACTTTATCCGGATACCCTGGTGGGTACAGACTCTCATACGACAATGATCGGGGGACTTGGCGTACTCGGATGGGGTGTCGGCGGGATCGAGGCAGAGGCCGGAATGCTCGGACAGCCGTCTTATTTTCCAATTCCCGATGTTATCGGTGTTCGTTTTACCGGTTCACTTTCCGCCGGAGTCAATGCGACAGATCTCGCCCTCTATGTGACACAGGCTCTGCGAAAAAAAGGAGTGGTCGGAAAATTTGTAGAGTATTTCGGAGAAGGGCTTAATGCACTTTCCCTTGCTGACCGTGCGACGGTGGCCAATATGGCACCAGAATATGGGGCAACCTGCGGGTTTTTCCCGGTAGATGCGAAGACAATTGAATATCTGAGGCTGACTGGCCGTGAGGAAAGACATATTCAGGTCATCGAAGCTTATCTGAAGGCAAATCATATGTTCCTGGACCACACGAAACAGACGCTCGATTATACGGATGTCATAGAAATTGATTTGTCACAGATTCAGACTGCACTTTCGGGTCCAAAACGTCCGCAGGATCGCATTTTGCTCGGGAAGATGAAAGAGGAATTCGAAAAATCAATCACAGCTCCAGCAGGCAATCAGGGACACGGTCTTGCGGAGAGTGAATTCGAAAAGGAAGCACAGGTGAACCTGACTGACGGCAGAAGCAGTGTCATGAAAACCGGAGCTATAGCGATCGCCGCGATCACATCTTGTACGAATACTTCGAATCCGACCGTCATGGCAGGGGCAGGTCTTCTCGCCAAGAATGCTGTGGAAAAAGGGTTAGAAGTTCCCGCTCATGTAAAGACATCACTGGCACCGGGCTCTAAGGTCGTGACCGAATATTTGAAAGGGGCCGGACTGTTGTCCTATCTGGAACAGCTGGGATTTGGGGTTGTCGGCTATGGCTGTACCACCTGTATCGGGAATTCCGGACCGCTCCTTCCCGAAGTATCAGACGCAATCACTGAGCAGGATCTGCTCGTGACATCTGTTCTCTCAGGAAACCGGAACTTTGAAGGAAGGATTCATCCCCTGATAAAGGCGAATTATCTTGCGTCACCGGTTTTGGTAGTAGCCTATGCGCTGGCAGGAACAGTAGATATTGATCTTCTTCATGAGCCGATCGGAGTGGGGAAAGACGGAAAAAAAGTTTATTTGGAGGACATTTGGCCAGATTCAGATGAGATCGAAAAAACAGTCGCAAAAAGCGTGACACCCAAGGTGTTCCGGAAGGAATATCAGTCTGTTTATGATAGTAATCCACTGTGGAATGCAATCAAAGTCGATGGCAAGAATAAGGATTTATATGATTTTGACAAGGATTCTACCTATATACAAAACCCGGATTTCTTCGATCATATAGCAAAGGAACCGAAGAAGATCAAGCCAATTACGGACCTTCGGGTTCTGGCAAAATTCGGTGATTCCATCACGACCGATCATATATCACCGGCGGGTGCGATTGGGGAGCATACACCGGCGGGAAGATATCTGACGGAGCACGGTGTCCCAAAAGAGGAGTTTAACACGTATGGTTCCCGGAGAGGAAACCATGAAGTGATGATGCGCGGAACCTTTGCAAATATCCGAATTCGAAATCAGATTGCACCAGATACCGAAGGCGGTTATACTACGTACTGGCCGGACCACGAGTTGATGTCGATCTACGATGCATGTATGAAATACAAAAAAGACGACACGGGTCTTGCGGTACTTGCCGGAAAAGACTATGGAATGGGTTCTTCCAGAGACTGGGCTGCAAAAGGGCCGATGCTGCTGGGCGTCAAAACGGTGATTGCGAAAAGCTATGAGAGAATTCACCGCTCTAACCTCGTCATGATGGGCATCCTGCCGCTTCAGTTTCTGCCGGGGGAATCAGCAGATACTTATGGACTGACCGGGGAGGAGACCTTTTCAGTTGATATCAATGAGAATGTAAAGCCATCCTCAAAAGTGAACGTGACCGCAGTGCTGGGTGAAAAAGAGACTACGTTTGACTGTATTGTTCGGTTTGATTCCTATGTCGACATTGATTACTACCGTCATGGCGGAATTTTGCAGATGATTTTGAGAAAAAAACAAAACGACATGATGTCATGA
- a CDS encoding arginase family protein, with the protein MKSENLVFNFRHSYSEKLKEEKDLTWVECSDIQECVRYCSARAKKQLKKKIDQFDISGIHFIDSGDYHYMTKFITDRITEPFSLVLIDHHTDMQKPIVKGFTSCGNWAWGVLEENLHLVQLILIGQDQRFIDELDLSNADNKEKVLVISEEQLGHGNAKDIFAGIQKGIPLYLSIDKDVLSKKEALTNWDQGNMSVSYLKQLIRFFFFKWDVIGIDLGGEVPNAFIKAEFDKERRINGRLNQELYSYIIECSERRRPPVL; encoded by the coding sequence ATGAAATCTGAAAATCTGGTGTTTAATTTCAGACACAGTTACTCAGAAAAATTGAAAGAAGAAAAGGACCTGACGTGGGTAGAATGTTCCGATATTCAGGAATGTGTACGCTATTGTTCTGCCCGTGCAAAAAAACAATTGAAGAAAAAGATTGACCAATTCGATATCTCCGGAATCCATTTTATAGATTCCGGAGATTATCATTATATGACGAAGTTTATCACAGATCGAATTACAGAGCCGTTTTCTCTGGTCCTGATCGATCACCACACAGATATGCAGAAACCGATTGTGAAGGGATTCACCAGCTGTGGAAACTGGGCCTGGGGCGTGTTAGAGGAAAATCTGCATCTTGTGCAGTTGATTCTGATTGGACAGGATCAGCGGTTCATCGACGAGCTCGATCTGTCGAATGCTGACAATAAAGAAAAAGTCCTTGTAATCAGCGAAGAACAGCTTGGCCATGGAAATGCAAAAGACATATTTGCGGGAATCCAAAAAGGGATTCCGTTGTATCTTTCTATCGACAAAGACGTTTTGTCAAAAAAAGAGGCACTCACAAACTGGGATCAGGGTAATATGAGTGTGTCATACCTGAAACAGCTGATCAGGTTCTTCTTTTTCAAGTGGGATGTAATTGGCATCGATCTTGGCGGAGAAGTTCCTAATGCATTTATAAAAGCAGAGTTTGACAAGGAGAGGAGAATCAACGGCAGATTAAATCAGGAGTTGTATTCATACATCATTGAATGTTCAGAACGCAGACGGCCTCCTGTTCTTTGA
- a CDS encoding PEP/pyruvate-binding domain-containing protein gives MGSFIEVNSGIPGLDHMLHHIRMGDNVVWQVSSLDDYRTFAKPFARQMISEGRNVIYIRFSGQPSVLTDFFGVQTYCLNASSGFESFTINVHNIITKEGSGAIYIFDSLSDLQAAWFTDLMMGNFFCVTCPYLFEMDTVAFFPLLRGHHSFETIARIRETTQLFLDVYSDENVRYLHPLKVWNRYSPEMFLPHRMERDQRFSVLANGIDMSAFYSLLHLESTFIEQQNLDSYERFFQSAKDSYLAQKPFAHTAKKIVLSMMTRDPRLSCLILDNFEPRDYLFIKDRMIGTGTIGGKACGMLLARKLLELHLPQYKKRLEPHDSFFIGTDVFYSYIVENGFWNLRIEQKNDETYFPAGEVMKEKILAGTFSSGIREQFRRMLEYFGQSPVIVRSSSFLEDGFGSAFAGKYESIFCANGGSPEGNLKMLENAVKRVYASTMDHSALEYRKTRGLAKNDEQMAILVQRVSGTRFGDYFMPCAAGTGFSYSLYRWNSDLDPHAGMLRLVAGMGTRAVDRTDGDYPRLVNLDRPERSPLSDPQSRHKFSQRNMDAIVFSRNRIESIDACQLLPQFPRWYRQLIAEHDREAERNFYDRGELRDIQYISCEKIVHRKEFTTMMQNILKTLETQYGVPVDIEYTVNFNEENDFMVNLVQCRPLSVWKKAKSIRIPELSGAQTFFKIRKTFMGDTASQRIDYVIWIDSENYYRFPYVQKGQLVSAVDKINRHFSDKTLRLMLVVPGRIGTSSPELGIPVGFSNISNFNIICEYSDGKTGYMPELSYGSHMFQDLVEAKIFYAAILETEDTLIFNKNFWAHSKNIFSDICPEYGSLNEVIGVYRSNSLMLYADIKEQEAVCVLNIQ, from the coding sequence ATGGGTTCTTTTATAGAAGTAAATTCCGGTATCCCGGGTCTTGACCATATGCTTCACCATATACGCATGGGTGACAATGTCGTATGGCAGGTTTCATCTCTGGATGACTACCGCACTTTTGCAAAACCTTTTGCAAGGCAGATGATTTCGGAGGGGAGAAATGTAATCTATATACGATTTTCCGGACAACCGTCTGTTCTTACAGATTTTTTTGGTGTGCAGACTTACTGCCTGAATGCCTCCTCTGGATTCGAAAGTTTTACCATCAATGTCCATAACATTATCACGAAGGAGGGATCAGGTGCAATCTACATCTTTGACTCACTCTCAGATCTGCAGGCGGCCTGGTTCACCGATCTGATGATGGGCAATTTCTTTTGCGTGACCTGTCCATACCTGTTCGAAATGGATACAGTCGCATTTTTTCCACTTCTCAGAGGTCACCACAGCTTTGAGACAATTGCCAGAATCCGTGAGACAACGCAGCTGTTCTTAGATGTATATTCCGATGAAAATGTCCGCTATCTGCACCCACTCAAGGTATGGAACCGTTATTCGCCGGAAATGTTTCTTCCTCACCGCATGGAAAGGGACCAACGTTTTTCAGTCCTTGCAAACGGAATCGATATGAGTGCTTTCTATTCATTGCTCCATTTGGAGAGCACATTTATCGAGCAGCAAAACCTCGACAGCTATGAACGTTTTTTCCAGAGCGCAAAAGACAGTTATCTCGCCCAAAAGCCGTTCGCACACACTGCTAAAAAGATCGTTCTGAGTATGATGACGCGGGATCCGCGGCTCTCTTGTCTGATCCTTGATAACTTTGAACCCCGAGATTATCTCTTTATCAAGGATCGCATGATCGGAACAGGAACAATCGGAGGCAAAGCATGTGGCATGCTGCTCGCCAGAAAGCTCTTGGAACTTCATCTTCCCCAGTATAAAAAACGACTGGAACCCCACGATTCCTTCTTCATTGGCACTGATGTTTTTTATTCCTATATCGTGGAAAATGGTTTCTGGAACCTTCGAATTGAGCAAAAAAATGACGAAACTTATTTTCCTGCCGGTGAGGTCATGAAAGAAAAAATCCTTGCAGGGACATTCTCATCGGGTATTCGTGAACAGTTCAGGCGAATGCTGGAGTATTTTGGACAGAGCCCTGTGATCGTTCGCTCAAGCAGTTTTCTTGAAGATGGTTTCGGAAGTGCTTTTGCCGGAAAATACGAATCAATATTCTGTGCAAATGGCGGTTCTCCGGAAGGAAATCTAAAAATGCTGGAGAATGCAGTGAAAAGGGTGTATGCGAGTACGATGGACCACTCTGCCCTCGAATACCGCAAAACCAGAGGACTTGCCAAAAATGATGAGCAGATGGCCATCCTGGTCCAACGTGTGTCCGGTACACGGTTCGGCGATTATTTTATGCCTTGCGCAGCCGGAACTGGATTTTCCTACAGCCTTTACCGATGGAACAGTGACCTGGATCCTCATGCCGGGATGCTGCGTCTCGTCGCCGGCATGGGAACCCGTGCAGTTGACCGGACCGATGGCGATTACCCACGTCTCGTGAATCTGGACCGGCCGGAACGCTCTCCTCTGAGCGATCCTCAGTCTCGTCATAAGTTCTCCCAGAGAAACATGGATGCCATCGTGTTCTCCCGAAATAGAATTGAAAGCATAGATGCCTGTCAGCTGCTGCCACAGTTTCCAAGATGGTATCGTCAGCTCATTGCAGAACATGACCGTGAGGCCGAGCGAAACTTCTATGATCGTGGAGAATTGCGGGATATCCAGTACATTTCCTGTGAAAAGATTGTCCACAGGAAAGAATTCACCACCATGATGCAGAACATCTTAAAGACGCTGGAGACACAGTACGGCGTCCCAGTGGACATCGAATATACCGTAAATTTCAATGAAGAAAACGATTTTATGGTCAACCTCGTACAATGTCGTCCCCTCTCTGTCTGGAAAAAGGCAAAATCTATCCGGATTCCGGAACTCTCCGGGGCGCAGACGTTCTTTAAGATCAGAAAAACCTTTATGGGTGACACTGCAAGCCAGAGAATCGATTACGTCATCTGGATAGATTCAGAAAACTATTACCGGTTCCCTTATGTCCAAAAAGGGCAGCTCGTATCGGCTGTCGATAAAATCAACCGTCATTTTTCGGATAAAACACTTCGGCTGATGCTCGTTGTTCCCGGCCGAATCGGCACCTCATCGCCCGAGCTTGGAATACCTGTGGGATTCTCAAATATTTCAAACTTTAACATCATCTGTGAATATTCCGATGGGAAAACAGGATATATGCCAGAGCTCTCATACGGCAGCCATATGTTTCAGGATCTTGTAGAGGCGAAGATCTTTTATGCAGCCATATTAGAGACGGAAGATACTTTAATATTCAACAAGAACTTCTGGGCCCACAGTAAAAATATCTTCTCTGACATCTGCCCGGAATATGGATCTTTAAACGAAGTTATCGGCGTCTACAGATCCAATTCACTGATGCTCTATGCAGATATCAAAGAACAGGAGGCCGTCTGCGTTCTGAACATTCAATGA
- a CDS encoding glycoside hydrolase family 172 protein, producing MEGIFESPMAHLMHLQGGKTRSISPENKDGSKGMGGMATEGTGKSCARDLGQGWKVSPSEVIPANSVLTLANIEDQGVIQHIWLTCPSEDYRTLILRFYWDNEENPSVEVPLGDFFCMGWCKRDNLSSFAVCVNPSGGMNCYWQMPFRGACKITIENINDSDSIIYYQVTYSLTEVADNAPYFHAYWNRSNPLEERKNHIIVDKIKGIGHYVGTYLAWGSNSSGWWGEGEIKFFMDHDREYPTICGTGTEDYIGGAWNFEFPQGEYCRFSTPYSGLHQIIKPDGLYASQQRFGMYRWHITDPICFEEDLHVEIQALGWRSGGRYLPLHDDIASVAYWYQLEPHDRMQKIPGKDELEVN from the coding sequence ATGGAGGGTATATTTGAATCGCCAATGGCACATCTTATGCATCTACAGGGAGGAAAGACAAGGTCCATCAGCCCGGAGAACAAAGATGGTTCCAAGGGAATGGGCGGCATGGCGACGGAGGGAACGGGAAAATCTTGTGCCCGTGATCTGGGACAGGGATGGAAGGTATCTCCTTCGGAAGTCATACCGGCGAATTCCGTGCTGACACTTGCGAATATTGAAGACCAGGGTGTGATCCAGCATATCTGGCTTACATGTCCGTCAGAAGACTATCGGACATTGATCCTAAGATTTTACTGGGATAATGAAGAGAACCCTTCTGTGGAAGTACCACTGGGAGATTTTTTTTGTATGGGATGGTGCAAAAGAGATAACCTGAGTTCATTTGCGGTCTGTGTGAATCCATCAGGAGGCATGAACTGCTATTGGCAAATGCCATTTCGCGGAGCGTGTAAAATCACGATTGAGAACATTAATGACAGTGACAGCATCATATACTATCAGGTTACATATTCACTGACAGAAGTTGCTGACAATGCACCTTATTTTCATGCATACTGGAACCGAAGCAATCCTCTTGAAGAACGAAAAAATCATATTATTGTCGATAAAATTAAGGGTATAGGTCATTATGTCGGAACATATCTGGCCTGGGGAAGTAATAGTTCTGGATGGTGGGGAGAAGGTGAGATTAAGTTTTTCATGGATCATGATCGGGAATATCCTACAATCTGCGGCACAGGAACAGAAGATTATATCGGCGGTGCATGGAACTTTGAATTCCCACAAGGTGAGTACTGCAGGTTTTCTACCCCTTATTCCGGGCTTCATCAGATTATAAAACCCGACGGACTATATGCTTCACAGCAGAGATTCGGCATGTATCGCTGGCATATCACAGATCCCATATGTTTTGAAGAGGATCTTCATGTAGAGATACAGGCACTTGGCTGGAGATCGGGAGGAAGATATCTCCCGCTGCACGATGACATAGCATCTGTGGCATATTGGTATCAACTCGAACCACACGATAGAATGCAAAAAATTCCGGGAAAAGATGAACTGGAAGTGAATTAA
- a CDS encoding GntR family transcriptional regulator: MKHLPLYEKIYKDISDAINRGDYKPGDKLPSEKELTEKYNVSRITSKKSLEMLSDEGRIVRMPGKGSFVTNAAVKLKGHSYREASADNSDHENRLPENAKFGDDDQQEKEKFEIRLIGVIMEGFGNGFGSTMLNSIERECRKKGLTMLFRCSDGSVDEETKAIDDFIKANVKGMIIMCAQDENYNPRILQLVVEHFPVVTIDRQMKGIPVSHVGTNNIEASRKLTECLLDQGCRGICFVKPDADNTSTLQERIKGFNQAMNEHGIITDASNYVTNLKATLPKHHFQEMIEQDKETIYQHLTEYPQTEAFFAAEYGIALILYQCLLERGVEKKYPIVCFDSNDNITGQYPFLHVQQGEEEIGKGAVDTLLDVMKGERNVRTIMVPYEIKR, translated from the coding sequence ATGAAACATTTGCCACTTTACGAAAAGATTTACAAGGATATCTCTGATGCAATCAACCGAGGGGATTACAAACCTGGTGACAAACTGCCGTCAGAAAAAGAACTTACAGAAAAGTATAATGTGAGCCGTATTACGAGTAAAAAGTCGCTGGAGATGCTCTCTGATGAAGGTCGTATTGTTCGGATGCCCGGGAAAGGTTCTTTCGTGACAAATGCGGCGGTCAAGTTAAAAGGACATTCTTATCGGGAAGCTTCTGCCGATAATTCCGATCACGAGAATAGATTGCCTGAAAATGCTAAATTCGGCGATGATGACCAGCAGGAAAAAGAGAAATTTGAGATACGGCTTATCGGTGTCATCATGGAGGGATTTGGCAACGGCTTTGGTTCAACAATGTTAAACAGTATAGAACGCGAGTGCCGTAAGAAAGGCCTTACGATGCTTTTTCGGTGCAGTGACGGATCTGTGGATGAAGAGACGAAAGCCATCGATGATTTTATTAAAGCCAATGTAAAAGGCATGATTATTATGTGTGCTCAGGATGAGAATTATAATCCGAGAATCCTGCAGCTTGTGGTGGAACATTTTCCGGTGGTGACGATTGATCGTCAGATGAAAGGAATACCAGTTTCTCATGTTGGAACTAACAATATAGAGGCATCCAGAAAGCTTACGGAATGCCTTCTTGATCAAGGCTGCCGTGGGATCTGCTTTGTAAAACCAGATGCAGATAATACATCGACATTACAGGAAAGAATAAAAGGATTTAATCAGGCGATGAATGAACATGGGATCATCACAGATGCCAGCAATTATGTCACAAACCTGAAAGCGACGCTGCCAAAACATCATTTTCAGGAGATGATTGAACAGGATAAGGAGACGATATATCAGCATCTGACAGAGTATCCCCAAACAGAGGCTTTCTTTGCGGCGGAGTATGGAATCGCATTGATATTATATCAATGCCTGTTGGAGAGAGGAGTTGAGAAGAAATATCCGATTGTATGCTTTGATTCCAACGATAATATCACCGGGCAGTACCCATTTCTGCACGTACAGCAAGGAGAAGAAGAGATTGGTAAAGGTGCGGTGGATACCTTGCTTGACGTGATGAAAGGTGAGAGAAATGTCAGAACGATAATGGTTCCATATGAGATTAAAAGATAA
- a CDS encoding glycoside hydrolase family 125 protein, translated as MIKIMNEEEGYFMPKAIPEILIKRSEALEKYYEKAYPKLAPMVKQCFLNAIETTVEKLYDGTYFVITGDIPAMWLRDSAAQVHHYIRYAKGDQVLDKIIRGVLKKQVSFVLLDPYANAFNSEDNGKGYKDETDQNPGVWERKYEVDSLCAPIYLAHAYLEETGESKIFDEDFLKMIKTILEVFRTEQDHAARSPYHFQRHNGVSTDTLPMEGKGNPVSPCGMTWSGFRPSDDSCTYGYLVPANMMAVKALDYAEEIINSFYDDSKTAGECRKLSDEINTGIQEHAVAEALGVGKIYAYETDGRENYLLMDDANSPSLLAIPYLGYTDTQDEMYQRTRKFVLSKENPYYYEGRYAKGIGSPHTPKGYIWCISIIMQALTSDDSEEILNCLEMLSRTHGETNYMHESFHPDKPEEYTRSWFAWANSLFGELLDRLMENDFFKINTDN; from the coding sequence ATGATAAAAATAATGAATGAGGAGGAAGGATATTTTATGCCGAAGGCAATTCCTGAAATATTAATCAAACGATCCGAAGCGTTGGAGAAATACTACGAAAAAGCATATCCAAAACTGGCGCCTATGGTAAAACAATGTTTTTTAAATGCGATAGAAACTACAGTGGAGAAACTGTATGACGGTACATACTTTGTGATTACTGGAGATATCCCGGCTATGTGGCTTAGAGATTCTGCCGCACAAGTACATCACTACATCCGATATGCAAAAGGGGATCAGGTACTCGACAAGATCATACGTGGTGTTCTGAAAAAGCAGGTTAGTTTTGTCCTTTTAGATCCCTATGCCAATGCATTTAATTCAGAAGATAACGGCAAAGGTTATAAGGATGAGACAGATCAAAATCCCGGTGTATGGGAGCGCAAATACGAGGTTGATTCCCTGTGTGCTCCAATTTATCTTGCACATGCCTATCTGGAGGAAACAGGAGAGTCCAAGATCTTTGACGAAGACTTTCTGAAGATGATCAAAACAATTTTAGAGGTTTTTCGCACGGAGCAGGATCATGCAGCACGCTCACCGTATCATTTTCAGAGACATAACGGAGTCAGTACGGACACCCTTCCAATGGAAGGAAAGGGGAATCCTGTGTCACCTTGCGGGATGACATGGTCCGGATTTCGACCATCTGATGACAGTTGTACTTACGGATATCTGGTTCCGGCAAATATGATGGCGGTTAAGGCGCTGGACTACGCCGAGGAGATTATCAATTCTTTTTATGATGACAGTAAGACAGCTGGAGAATGCCGCAAGCTGTCAGATGAGATTAATACAGGAATTCAAGAGCATGCTGTTGCAGAAGCTTTGGGGGTCGGGAAAATCTATGCGTATGAAACAGACGGAAGAGAAAATTACCTTCTGATGGATGATGCGAACTCTCCGAGTCTCCTGGCAATTCCCTATCTGGGATACACAGATACGCAAGATGAGATGTACCAACGAACAAGAAAATTTGTACTGTCGAAAGAAAATCCATACTATTATGAAGGGAGGTATGCAAAAGGGATCGGAAGTCCGCACACACCAAAAGGATATATTTGGTGTATCAGCATCATTATGCAGGCACTTACATCGGATGACAGTGAGGAGATCTTAAACTGTCTGGAAATGTTGTCGCGGACGCATGGGGAAACGAACTATATGCATGAATCCTTTCATCCGGACAAACCGGAGGAGTACACCAGATCGTGGTTTGCATGGGCGAATTCACTTTTTGGAGAATTGCTGGATCGTTTGATGGAGAATGATTTTTTTAAAATAAACACAGACAACTAA